A stretch of DNA from Salvelinus sp. IW2-2015 linkage group LG20, ASM291031v2, whole genome shotgun sequence:
ccagaattatttttttgaggtcacaggacattccaatgcttgtctatgggatattcaaaggaattcctcccagattgcagttcctatggattccactagatgtcaacagtctttagaaaggcacttcgttatttatctccggtattgaacatactacattccgtcttaaatttaatcatttatttacatattagggtacctgacgattgattagaaatgttgtttgacttgtttggacgaagtttaccggtaacttttgggattcctttgtctgcatgttgaacgagtggaacgggtggattactgaatcaaacgcgccaactaaactgacttttttaggATTTAAAGAATGACTTCATGTAACAAAActaccatttgttgtgtagctggggcCCTTGGGATtgtaaacagaggaagatcttcaaaggtaagtgatttattttattgctatttctgatttttgtgaagcctctgcttgtttggaaatgtttttaatgctggtgTATGCGCGGCGCTGTCCTGAGATAATCGCATTGTATGCTtccgccgtaaagcctttttgaaatatgacaacgcggttggattaacaagaagttaagcttttaaacgatgtaatacacttgtattttcatgaatgtttaatattacgatttttgtattttgaaattRGCGCtgtgcaatttcaccggatgttgtcgtggTGGGGCGCTAGTGTcccacctagcccaaagaggttattaagccttcgcagaaggcaggaatcgtggtcacaggcaggcaatggtcaaacacaggtaggcagtcaaaaacaaacaatacctcacaaccatacaaacagaaagacctgaactaaatagggagctgatgagaccaggtgagaaatgATCACAGgagaaatcaatgaacaaaaatgaaagatagggctacgttcaagaacacaaagaaaaagaacacaaggttgactaagaaaagaaaagcagaaccttacagtATCTCCCAATMtatttattttttattgtaaaaaaaatacttattcTAAAAAATACAACTAACCTTCTACACTTTTTCAAATAGACAGAAATCAACAGTGAGTAATGGCGTACAGTGTTGACTGTGATTTATCAATATTGTGCAGAATGTAATGTGATGATTATGACACTTAATTGCTTCAATCGTAATGGCTAGATCTCTCTAGTCCAGTGCCTCACTTCCCATCTTTTTTCCTGAGACTCAGTGGCTCTCTTTCCTTTGTAGATGAAGAATATTCCAGTAGCCACCCCCAGCAGCCCAAGAGTGAGGCCCACTCTACAGAATACAGCAGGACCAGGACCAGCACTGGACCCACTGACCTTATATTCTGGAAGACAAGATGTGTCACCAGAATCAGCACAATACACAACCACTCATCACACACTGCCTTGGAATGGCTTGTTTCAGGTCTCAATTTCAGAGTTGTTTGAGTTCCTTCTTAAGGTTTAATATTAAAGTaaatatactgaaaaaatatataaacgcaacataaaagACCCCAGACATTTTCCACTTTTGTCCACAAATTTcattacatccctattagtgagcatttcgctttgccaagataatccatccacctgactggtgtggcatatcaagaagctgattaaacagcatgatcattaacagGTGCACCTAGttcttgggacaataaaaggccactctaaaatgtgcagttttgtcacacaacacaatgccatagatgtctcaagttctgagggaacatgcagttggcatgctgactgcaagaatgtccaccagagctgttgccagatatttaatgttaatttctctgccataagccacctccaacgtaatttttgagaatttagtgtatgtccaaccggtctcacaactgcagatcacatgtaaccacgccaacccaggacctcaacatccggcttcttccctggcgggatcgtctaagaccagccaccGGACCATCTGATTGGCTGCGCtgccttcccagtcatgtgacaatccatagattagggcctaatgaatttatttcaattgacacattttcttatatgaactgtaactcgttgaaattgttgcacgttgcgtttatatttttttcagtatagaACCATGTACAAAAATATTATGTCCTCTCTCACCCCTGGTTTTGGGGTCCTTCAGGGCCGTGTGCACCACAGCGCAGATGTAGCCGTCTTCCTTTTGTGGGGTGAAACTCAGCCTGGAGAACTGGTGGAACGTTCCATCTTTATTAGGATAGTAACGACTGAGAGATAATCCCTCAGTCACCTCCATTCCATTCTTGGTCCAGTTGACTTTGACAGGCGGGGGAAAGAAATCATTCACAAAGCAGATGAGGGTGTTCTCCCACCCCAGTTCCACCTCATCCCTGGGGTAGATGGTGCTCTCAGGGGCATCTGGAGGGCAACAAAAGCCTGAAACTGTATTCACTCAAAAATTGAAGTTTGTCAGACTTTCGAAATGTCAGTGCCCATTGTCCCATTCATTTGGGATTAAGGCAGATACTGTACATAGACCTACTCAAAAGATagcatatttgtatttgtattttattaggatccccattagctgttgcgaagcagcagctactcttccttgggt
This window harbors:
- the LOC111980185 gene encoding HLA class II histocompatibility antigen, DP alpha 1 chain isoform X2, coding for MSFEMNYSVIILILTGAVCTSAEIHHEIHFIYGCFESSDPAVGLEIDGDEVJYDAPESTIYPRDEVELGWENTLICFVNDFFPPPVKVNWTKNGMEVTEGLSLSRYYPNKDGTFHQFSRLSFTPQKEDGYICAVVHTALKDPKTREYKVSGSSAGPGPAVFCRVGLTLGLLGVATGIFFIYKGKRATESQEKRWEVRHWTREI
- the LOC111980185 gene encoding H-2 class II histocompatibility antigen, A-Q alpha chain isoform X1, with the protein product MSFEMNYSVIILILTGAVCTSAEIHHEIHFIYGCFESSDPAVGLEIDGDEVJYGDFNKNSNTCLIADVVFTLPKFISITPEDKEXACEYATISRVWCKNCVAWGKQSEPKIPKIKDAPESTIYPRDEVELGWENTLICFVNDFFPPPVKVNWTKNGMEVTEGLSLSRYYPNKDGTFHQFSRLSFTPQKEDGYICAVVHTALKDPKTREYKVSGSSAGPGPAVFCRVGLTLGLLGVATGIFFIYKGKRATESQEKRWEVRHWTREI